In one window of Mytilus trossulus isolate FHL-02 chromosome 7, PNRI_Mtr1.1.1.hap1, whole genome shotgun sequence DNA:
- the LOC134726251 gene encoding transcription intermediary factor 1-alpha-like: MATCLECKIKLCSYCRNYHGKLKASRNHTIEPLQQNKSDDVDQSGENDKDKCKDHGKEFSFFCKPCNCLLCIECSEEYHRCHQVENFSLLLQSKKEKLLVRIASFKARISFLENTADMVRLNKSNYDNHCLVMKQDVKEHAKYLKDRFCSAVDELTNKNLHTIDDVKTKDINELDIYLIELENAKMSLSGLVMITEDVMNKLSVAHFREEFSHIGKRLDNELCKSVSIFSSIHDLNFERKDVAKDIIENIFGKFIARAKKNETKQTYPQLPLPELGLLSVHKAEKISEFVLETDIKDIVPAENDNAWILTDTGISMLSCKGI, encoded by the coding sequence ATGGCGACTTGTTTGGAATGCAAAATCAAATTATGCAGTTACTGTCGAAATTACCATGGAAAATTGAAAGCATCAAGGAATCATACAATTGAACCCTTGCAACAAAATAAATCAGATGACGTGGATCAGTCTGGAGAAAATGATAAGGACAAATGCAAAGACCATGGTAAGGAATTTTCATTCTTCTGTAAaccatgtaattgtttattgtgCATCGAGTGTTCAGAAGAATACCATCGTTGCCATCAAGTCGAAAACTTTTCTCTGTTACTTCAAAGCAAAAAGGAAAAGTTGTTAGTCCGAATCGCTAGCTTCAAAGCCAGAATTTCGTTTCTAGAAAATACTGCTGATATGGTAAGATTAAATAAAAGTAACTATGACAATCACTGTCTCGTGATGAAACAAGATGTAAAAGAACatgccaaatatttgaaagatcGGTTTTGTAGTGCTGTCGATGAactaacaaataaaaacttacatACTATCGATGATGTAAAAACGAAAGACATAAACGAACTTGACATATACCTGATTGAACTCGAAAACGCAAAAATGTCGTTATCGGGACTTGTCATGATAACAGAGGATGTTATGAATAAATTGTCAGTTGCACACTTCCGTGAAGAATTTTCGCATATCGGGAAACGTCTTGATAACGAATTGTGTAAATCTGTAAGCATCTTTTCTTCTATTCATGACTTGAATTTTGAAAGGAAAGATGTCGCTAAAGATATTATAGAAAACATATTTGGAAAGTTTATTGCTAGAGCaaagaaaaatgaaacaaagcaaACGTACCCACAGTTACCGTTGCCTGAACTCGGTCTATTATCAGTGCATAAAGCAGAAAAAATATCCGAGTTTGTCCTTGAGACCGATATCAAAGACATTGTTCCAGCGGAAAATGACAATGCATGGATATTAACCGACACCGGTATCAGTATGTTAAGCTGCAAAGGTATAtaa